Proteins encoded together in one Gemmatimonadetes bacterium T265 window:
- a CDS encoding methanogenesis marker 1 protein: MTTPDSPLARAAAAYRATIPPGLDRYEFPLHALDRVGVPVYYAAAFTPDDVALTGVGYGPDDLAARTSALGEMAETYGTFASFRALPRRGGSYNDLRRDGVLALDPLECRLPVGTSYTADRPLQWVEATRWPDGARRWVPLEFAASNVGDTGPGDWLFTPITNGMGAGDTLERAIAHGLLELVQRDGNSLSYRALDQGVAIDLDAVDDPVVQDLRARFDAAGIDVLPKLASTAFGIANVYVVGGERDPRQAPHPVMLTACGEAAHPDRARALRKALLEFCSSRARKRFAHDRWDVVAPLLPDGYRARLERNPPGWDEEGRALHAMRDLMAQGPEAVVDLIRDTVLSVRQRVPYTALPTVTPGALDDPAALLADVAGRLGAEGLEVWYVDVTPPGAPARAVKVLVPELEVEGMSYHRVGARGVRLLAERGDGLAGVNAHGGADLPAGLARVPLTAEAEAELGGHAWFDVAEAERRLGRLYALYREPGEHVLAFAARAEGAAAS; encoded by the coding sequence GTGACCACCCCCGACTCCCCCCTCGCCCGCGCCGCGGCCGCGTACCGCGCGACCATCCCCCCGGGCCTCGACCGCTACGAGTTCCCGCTCCACGCCCTCGACCGCGTCGGCGTCCCCGTCTACTACGCCGCCGCCTTCACCCCCGACGACGTCGCCCTCACCGGCGTCGGCTACGGCCCGGACGACCTCGCGGCCCGGACGAGCGCGTTAGGCGAGATGGCCGAAACCTACGGCACCTTCGCTTCCTTCCGCGCCCTCCCCCGCCGCGGGGGGAGCTACAACGACCTCCGCCGCGACGGCGTCCTCGCCCTCGACCCGCTCGAGTGCCGCCTGCCCGTGGGCACCAGCTACACCGCCGACCGCCCGCTCCAGTGGGTCGAGGCCACCCGCTGGCCCGACGGCGCCCGCCGCTGGGTCCCGCTCGAGTTCGCCGCGAGCAACGTCGGCGACACCGGACCCGGCGACTGGCTCTTCACCCCGATCACCAACGGCATGGGCGCCGGCGACACCCTCGAGCGCGCCATCGCCCACGGCCTCCTCGAACTCGTCCAGCGCGACGGCAACTCGCTGTCGTACCGCGCCCTCGACCAAGGCGTCGCGATCGACCTCGACGCCGTCGACGACCCCGTCGTACAAGACCTCCGCGCGCGATTCGACGCGGCGGGGATCGACGTGCTCCCCAAACTCGCCTCGACCGCGTTCGGCATCGCCAACGTCTACGTCGTCGGCGGCGAGCGCGACCCGCGCCAGGCCCCGCACCCCGTGATGCTGACCGCCTGCGGCGAGGCCGCGCACCCCGACCGCGCCCGCGCGCTTCGCAAGGCGCTGCTCGAGTTCTGCTCCAGCCGCGCCCGCAAGCGCTTCGCCCACGACCGCTGGGACGTCGTCGCCCCCCTCCTCCCCGACGGCTACCGCGCCCGCCTCGAGCGCAACCCGCCCGGCTGGGACGAGGAAGGCCGCGCGCTGCACGCGATGCGCGACCTCATGGCCCAGGGCCCCGAGGCGGTCGTCGACCTGATCCGCGACACCGTACTCTCCGTTCGGCAGCGCGTCCCGTACACCGCCCTCCCCACCGTCACCCCCGGCGCGCTCGACGACCCGGCCGCGCTCCTCGCCGACGTCGCCGGCCGGTTAGGCGCCGAGGGGCTCGAGGTCTGGTACGTCGACGTCACCCCGCCCGGCGCGCCGGCGCGCGCGGTCAAGGTGCTCGTCCCCGAGCTCGAGGTCGAGGGGATGAGCTACCACCGCGTCGGCGCGCGCGGCGTCCGCCTGCTCGCCGAACGCGGCGACGGCCTCGCCGGCGTCAACGCGCACGGCGGCGCCGACCTCCCCGCCGGTCTCGCGCGCGTCCCGCTCACCGCCGAGGCCGAGGCCGAACTCGGCGGCCACGCGTGGTTCGACGTGGCCGAAGCCGAGCGCCGACTCGGCCGCCTCTACGCCCTCTACCGCGAGCCCGGCGAGCACGTCCTCGCCTTTGCGGCGCGCGCCGAAGGGGCGGCTGCGTCGTAA
- a CDS encoding 1,5-anhydro-D-fructose reductase, with protein MSGVSLGAGPVGWGVVGCGWVVRDYVAPAIVASTNGRLAALCDRDPAALARVGALAPAAARHLDLGALLADPAVDAVYVATPNSSHAALVRAAAAGGKPVLCEKPMARTAAEAETMVDACEAAGVAYATAFDQRFHAAHRRLRALVRAGELGTVTCARIHYACWTPPDWQPAEYAHDNWRVDPARAGGGAMIDLAPHGLDLVQTLLDEPVTAVACLLQRRVFDYPVDDGAVITARTASGVLVSHTVAYNRPDVFPRRELEVVGDRGRALAVNTMGQTPGGRLTLTGLDGVEREVSFAAEDRSPFVAQVEAFAACLLAGEPFPFPPARDLHTMRLVEACGREEMATIDAPVGWAIAPTTVGVVA; from the coding sequence GTGAGCGGGGTTTCGTTAGGCGCCGGCCCGGTCGGCTGGGGTGTCGTCGGCTGCGGCTGGGTCGTGCGCGACTACGTCGCGCCCGCCATCGTCGCCTCCACCAACGGACGCCTCGCGGCCCTCTGCGACCGCGACCCCGCCGCACTCGCCCGCGTCGGCGCGCTCGCCCCCGCGGCCGCGCGCCACCTCGACCTCGGCGCGCTTCTCGCCGACCCCGCCGTCGACGCGGTCTACGTCGCGACGCCCAACAGCAGCCACGCCGCGCTCGTGCGCGCGGCGGCCGCGGGCGGCAAGCCGGTGCTCTGCGAGAAGCCGATGGCCCGCACGGCGGCCGAGGCCGAGACGATGGTCGACGCGTGCGAAGCGGCCGGCGTGGCGTACGCGACCGCGTTCGACCAGCGCTTCCACGCCGCGCACCGCCGCCTGCGGGCGCTGGTCCGCGCGGGCGAGTTAGGCACGGTCACCTGCGCGCGCATCCACTACGCCTGCTGGACCCCGCCCGACTGGCAACCCGCCGAGTACGCGCACGACAACTGGCGCGTCGACCCCGCCCGCGCCGGCGGCGGCGCGATGATCGACCTCGCCCCGCACGGGCTCGACCTCGTCCAGACGCTGCTCGACGAGCCGGTGACGGCCGTCGCCTGCCTGCTGCAGCGGCGCGTCTTCGACTACCCGGTCGACGACGGCGCCGTGATCACCGCGCGCACGGCCTCGGGCGTGCTCGTCTCGCACACGGTCGCCTACAACCGCCCCGACGTCTTCCCGCGCCGCGAGCTGGAGGTCGTCGGCGACCGCGGCCGCGCCCTCGCCGTGAACACGATGGGGCAGACCCCCGGCGGCCGACTGACGCTGACGGGACTCGACGGCGTGGAGCGCGAGGTCTCGTTCGCCGCGGAGGACCGCTCGCCCTTCGTCGCGCAGGTTGAGGCGTTCGCCGCGTGCCTGCTCGCGGGCGAGCCGTTCCCGTTCCCCCCCGCGCGCGACCTGCACACCATGCGCTTGGTCGAGGCGTGCGGGCGGGAGGAGATGGCGACGATCGACGCACCGGTGGGGTGGGCGATCGCACCGACGACGGTCGGAGTCGTCGCGTGA